Genomic window (Terriglobales bacterium):
TCCCGAGATTGCCGACCGCACGTACATCGAGCCGCTCAGTCGCACCTATCTGGAAGAGATCATCAGGGTCGAATCGGAAATGTGCGATGGTCGCGGCTTTGCGTTGTTGCCGACAGTTGGCGGTCAGACTGCTCTGAACCTGGCGGTCGAACTGGCGGATGCCGCGGTGCTCGAAAAATACAACGTGCAGCTCATCGGCGCAAAAATTGACGCCATTAAAAAGGCCGAAGACCGGCTGTTCTTCAAAGACGCCATGCAGCGCATCGGCCTCGATGTGCCCAAATCCAAGCTGGTCAATAATCTTAAAGACGGCCTCGATTTCGCCGGGCAGATCGGCTTTCCGGTGATTATCCGGCCTTCGTTCACATTGGGTGGCACCGGCGGCGGTCTCGCCTACAACCGCGAAGAGTTGTTGCAAATTCTCGCTCGCGGCCTCGATCTCTCGCCTGTACACGAAGTCCTCATCGAAGAGTCCGTCCTGGGCTGGAAAGAGTACGAGCTCGAGGTCATGCGTGACCTGGCGGACAACGTAATCATTATCTGCTCCATCGAGAATTTTGATCCCATGGGAGTGCACACTGGTGATTCCATCACGGTCGCGCCTGCCCAGACGCTCACCGACCGCGAATACCAGGTGATGCGTGACTCCGCCATTGCGGTGATTCGCGAAGTAGGCGTCGAAACTGGTGGTTCGAACATTCAGTTTGCGGTCCACCCTGAAACCGGCCGCCAGGTGGTCATTGAAATGAATCCGCGTGTCTCGCGCTCCTCGGCGCTGGCATCAAAGGCCACAGGGTTCCCGATCGCGAAGATTGCCGCCAAGCTGGCTATCGGTTATACCCTCGACGAAATTCGCAATGACATCACGCGCAAGACACCGGCATGCTTCGAGCCTACGCTCGATTACGTAGTCGTAAAAATTCCTAAGTGGCAGTTCGAAAAATTCCCCGGCGTGGACGAAAACCTCGGCCCGCAGATGAAGTCAGTTGGCGAAGTAATGGCCATCGGCCGCACTTTTAAAGAAGCGCTGCTCAAAGCCGTACGCGCGCTTGATACCGGCAAGCGCATTGGCTCGGAGCAGATTGAACCGCGAATCCTCACCCAACGCTTAGTCACGCCGCATCCCGAGCGTCTCGCTTACATCCGCTACGCGCTGCGCCAGGGCCACACCGTCAAGCAGATCGCGAAGATGACCTCGATTGACCCCTGGTTCCTCTATCAGCTCAAAGAGATCAACGACATGCAATCGGAGCTGGAGAAATCTGCGCCTGATCTGACGCCGCCTGAGCTGATCCGCGATGCCAAGCGCATGGGCTTCTCCGATGGCCGCCTGGCAAATATCTGGCGCATGGATCGCGGTCGCGCCAGCGCGGAGAAGGTCCGCCAGATGCGCAAGCAGCTTGGCATCGCGCCGGTTTACAAGCGTGTGGACACTTGTGCCGCCGAGTTTGAGAGCTTCACGCCCTATCTCTACTCGACCTATGAAGAAGAAGACGAGGCCACGCCGAGCAAGCAGAAGAAGGTGATCATCCTCGGGAGTGGTCCGAACCGTATAGGGCAGGGAATTGAATTCGATTACTGCTGCTGCCATGCGGCGTTCGCACTGCGCGAGGACGGTTACGAAACCGTGATGGTGAACTGCAACCCGGAGACGGTTTCCACCGACTACGACACCAGCGATCGTCTGTTCTTCGAGCCGCTCACGCTGGAAGATGTTTTCGCAATCTACGAGCACGAAGCTTCGACCGGCGCGTCAATCGGCGTCATCGTGCAGTTCGGCGGGCAGACTCCCCTCAACCTGGCCCTGCCGCTCAAGGCCGCAGGCGTGCCCATCATCGGAACGTCACCCGAGTCGATCGATCTCGCAGAAGACCGCAAGCGGTTTGGAAAGCTGCTGGAAGAGCTGGAGATTCCACAACCTCCCGGCGGCATGGCAACTTCGGTTGAGGAAGCGCTGACCGCTGCGAATGCAGTGGGCTATCCAGTGCTGGTGCGTCCTTCTTATGTGCTCGGCGGCCGCGCCATGGTGATCGCCTACGACGACGAATCGATAATCCGCTATATGAAGGAAGCGGTTGAATACTCGCAAGAGCGACCCGTCCTGATCGATCACTTCCTGGAAGACGCGATTGAAGTTGATGTGGACGCGCTCTCCGACGGCGAAGACGTGGTCATC
Coding sequences:
- the carB gene encoding carbamoyl-phosphate synthase large subunit; this encodes MPRRNDISKILIIGSGPIIIGQSAEFDYSGTQACKALKAEGYEVVLANSNPATIMTDPEIADRTYIEPLSRTYLEEIIRVESEMCDGRGFALLPTVGGQTALNLAVELADAAVLEKYNVQLIGAKIDAIKKAEDRLFFKDAMQRIGLDVPKSKLVNNLKDGLDFAGQIGFPVIIRPSFTLGGTGGGLAYNREELLQILARGLDLSPVHEVLIEESVLGWKEYELEVMRDLADNVIIICSIENFDPMGVHTGDSITVAPAQTLTDREYQVMRDSAIAVIREVGVETGGSNIQFAVHPETGRQVVIEMNPRVSRSSALASKATGFPIAKIAAKLAIGYTLDEIRNDITRKTPACFEPTLDYVVVKIPKWQFEKFPGVDENLGPQMKSVGEVMAIGRTFKEALLKAVRALDTGKRIGSEQIEPRILTQRLVTPHPERLAYIRYALRQGHTVKQIAKMTSIDPWFLYQLKEINDMQSELEKSAPDLTPPELIRDAKRMGFSDGRLANIWRMDRGRASAEKVRQMRKQLGIAPVYKRVDTCAAEFESFTPYLYSTYEEEDEATPSKQKKVIILGSGPNRIGQGIEFDYCCCHAAFALREDGYETVMVNCNPETVSTDYDTSDRLFFEPLTLEDVFAIYEHEASTGASIGVIVQFGGQTPLNLALPLKAAGVPIIGTSPESIDLAEDRKRFGKLLEELEIPQPPGGMATSVEEALTAANAVGYPVLVRPSYVLGGRAMVIAYDDESIIRYMKEAVEYSQERPVLIDHFLEDAIEVDVDALSDGEDVVIAGIMQHIEEAGIHSGDSSCVLPSVDLAAATLETIRGYTRKLALALNVIGLANLQFAIQRKPGQPDKVFVIEVNPRASRTVPYVSKATGVPLAKIASRLMTGRRLREFLDVSEKDLGTGTYYYVKSPVFPWSKFPGVDTVLGPEMKSTGEVMGVADNFGEAFAKAQLSAGQQLPLKGTVFFSVSDRDKTGLVNLARQYVELGFHLVATEGTANAIEKAGM